Proteins encoded within one genomic window of Thermus oshimai DSM 12092:
- a CDS encoding DUF456 family protein encodes MEAFADWLFVVLWALGVLLTFLPFVPATLVVLLAALLHELLVGFRELSLGLWLGLLALGLFAMALDNLAALLGARRYGAGRAGLWGAFLGGLLGLFFGVLGVLLLPFLLAWLFEWLSGRRPEEALRAAWGTLVGLMGGMVGKALLHLAMGLLVLRAIF; translated from the coding sequence ATGGAGGCCTTCGCGGACTGGCTCTTTGTGGTCCTTTGGGCCCTTGGGGTCCTCCTCACCTTCCTGCCCTTCGTGCCCGCCACCTTGGTGGTCCTTCTGGCTGCGCTTCTCCACGAGCTTTTGGTGGGCTTCCGCGAGCTTTCCTTGGGCCTTTGGCTCGGCCTCCTGGCCCTGGGCCTTTTTGCCATGGCCCTGGACAACCTGGCGGCCCTCCTTGGGGCCAGGCGCTACGGGGCCGGCCGGGCGGGGCTATGGGGGGCCTTCCTCGGGGGGCTTTTGGGCCTCTTCTTTGGGGTTTTGGGGGTGCTCCTCCTGCCCTTTTTGCTGGCCTGGCTCTTTGAGTGGCTTTCGGGAAGGAGGCCGGAGGAGGCCCTACGGGCCGCCTGGGGCACGTTGGTGGGCCTCATGGGGGGGATGGTGGGGAAGGCCCTTTTGCACCTAG